A single region of the Zonotrichia leucophrys gambelii isolate GWCS_2022_RI chromosome 9, RI_Zleu_2.0, whole genome shotgun sequence genome encodes:
- the TMEM207 gene encoding transmembrane protein 207 — protein sequence MFLTLMMQRPGALCLTSWITAGTAVLCLTFFQSADSGSDCELGERCVGQSDENFSSWYVWFLVLFFLALLLSCGICCCLQCWLRRRSRLPRRTVAVFALSSSDAFCAAEVPPCPFSGSLSSCRTAEISSSPASCFSLGGTELPPSYEDVMKENKL from the exons ATGTTTCTCACATTAATGATGCAGAGACCTGGAGCTTTGTGTTTAACTTCATGGATCACAGCAGGAACTGCAGTTCTGTGTTTAACCTTCTTCCAG TCAGCAGACTCCGGGTCGGACTGTGAGCTTGGCGAGAG GTGTGTTGGACAGAGCGATGAAAACTTTAGCAGCTGGTATGTGTG GTTCCTGGTGTTGTTtttcctggccctgctcctgtcctgcgggatctgctgctgcctgcagtgctggctgaggcGCCGGAGCCGCCTGCCCCGACGCACCGTGGCTGTCTTTGCCCTCAGCAGCTCGGATGCCTTCTGTG ctgctgaAGTACCTCCGTGCCCATTCTCCGgatccctgagctcctgcaggactgcagagatttcctcttctcctgcctCATGCTTCAGCCTTGGGGGAACTGAATTGCCTCCATCTTATGAGGATGTTATGAAGGAAAACAAGCTCTAG
- the CLDN16 gene encoding claudin-16 codes for MKFFLQYVGFFCAFFSAAFLIISTWTDCWMVNADDSLEVSTKCRGLWWECVTNVFDGIQTCDEYDSIYAEHSVKLVLTRAMMITADLLSGFGFLFLVLGLDCVKFLPDEPLIKLRICLVAGVMLLLAGLPGITGSVWYAVDVYVERSSLLFHNIFLGIQYKFGWSCWLGMAGSLGCFLSGSLLTCCMYLFRETSSGRFHSAYSLRKGYSSVATFVTNVHSPSSQTATSKMYAVDTRV; via the exons ATGAAGTTTTTCCTCCAATATGTGGGcttcttttgtgcttttttctctgctgcgTTTTTGATAATATCTACCTGGACAGACTGCTGGATGGTGAATGCTGATGACTCCCTGGAG GTGAGTACAAAATGCCGTGGCCTGTGGTGGGAATGTGTCACAAACGTTTTTGATGGGATCCAAACTTGTGATGAGTACGACTCCATCTACGCCGAGCATTCTG TGAAGCTGGTGCTGACCCGAGCCATGATGATAACAGCAGACCTCCTGTCAGGATTTGGATTTCTCTTCCTGGTCCTGGGACTGGACTGTGTGAAATTCCTTCCCGATGAGCCGCTCATCAAGCTGCGCATCTGCCTGGTGGCTGGGGTTATGTTGCTCCTTGCAG GTCTCCCTGGCATTACGGGCTCCGTGTGGTACGCCGTGGATGTCTACGTGGAGCGCTCCTCCCTGCTCTTCCACAACATCTTCCTGGGCATCCAGTACAAGTTTGGTTGGTCCTGCTGGCTTGGCATGGCGGGGTCACTTGGCTGCTTCTTGTCCGGgtccctgctcacctgctgcaTGTATCTCTTCAGAG AGACCAGTTCTGGAAGATTCCATTCTGCCTACTCCTTGAGGAAAGGCTATTCCTCAGTTGCCACCTTCGTAACAAACGTGCATTCGCCATCCTCGCAGACAGCCACCTCTAAAATGTATGCGGTGGACACAAGGGTGTGA